Within the Flexivirga oryzae genome, the region CACCGACCCGTCGGCGACCTCGGCCTCGCCGATCACCGCGAAGGCGTAGTCGCGGCGCTCCCTGCTGGACCGGATGCGGGCACCCAGAGATCCCTCGACGTCCAGTTCGGCACGCAACCCTGCGGCGACCAGCTCGTCGACGAATCGGCGCGCGACCGCGTCGGCCTTCTCCGACACCGGCAGGACCCGCAGCTGGATCGGATTGAGCCACAACGGCATCCGACCGTCATACCGCTCGAGCAACGCCGCAACGACCCGCTCCATCGACCCCACGGTGCCGCGGTGGATCATCACCACCAGGTGACTCCCGCCGTCCGCCCCGTCATACCGCAGGTCGAAACGCTCGGGCTGCACGAAGTCCAGCTGCACGGTCGCGATCGTCTCCTCATGGCCGTTGCCGTCCAGCACCTGCAGGTCGAGTTTCGGGCCGTAGAACGCCGCCTCGCCCGCTGCCTCGACCAGCGAGAGGCCGTGTGCCGCCAGGTCGACGGCTTCCGCGGCCTGCCGCAGCGCGTCGGTCGCGTCGGCCCACAGCCCGGGATTGCCGAGATAGCCCCGGCCGTCGTCCCGCAGGGACAGCCGGACGTAGTCCACCGGCATGCCGAGCACCTCCTGGGCGTGCAGCGCGGACCGCAGCGCACTCGCCGCCTCGTCCGCCACCTGGTCCGGCCGACAGAACACGTGGGTGTCGTCCAGGCTGATCTGCCGCACCCGGGTCAGGCCGGACACGACCCCCGAGCGTTCGGCGCGGAACATCGGCGCCAGTTCGTTGAGCCGGATGGGTAGCTCGCGGTAGGAATGCGCCCGCGACGCGTAGACCATCGCATGGTGCGGGCAGTTGGCCGGGCGGAGCACCAGCTGGTCCTCGGGCGGTTCGTCGCCGAGCGCCATTGGTGGAAACATGTCGTCCGCGAATTTGGCCCAGTGGCCGGACCTTTCGAAGAGGCCACGTTTGCCGAGCACGGGGGTGTGCACGCCGACGCAACCGTCCCCGCGGGCGATGTCGCGGGCCAGCCGCTCCAGCTCGTCACGGATCACCGAGCCGGCCGGCAGCCAGAGCGGCAGGCCGGCGCCGACGAGGGGATCGGTCGCGTAGATCCCGAGCGCGCGCCCGAGCGCGTGGTGGTCCGGTTTCGGATCGGACTGTTTGGCAGG harbors:
- a CDS encoding threonine--tRNA ligase, yielding MKAPAKQSDPKPDHHALGRALGIYATDPLVGAGLPLWLPAGSVIRDELERLARDIARGDGCVGVHTPVLGKRGLFERSGHWAKFADDMFPPMALGDEPPEDQLVLRPANCPHHAMVYASRAHSYRELPIRLNELAPMFRAERSGVVSGLTRVRQISLDDTHVFCRPDQVADEAASALRSALHAQEVLGMPVDYVRLSLRDDGRGYLGNPGLWADATDALRQAAEAVDLAAHGLSLVEAAGEAAFYGPKLDLQVLDGNGHEETIATVQLDFVQPERFDLRYDGADGGSHLVVMIHRGTVGSMERVVAALLERYDGRMPLWLNPIQLRVLPVSEKADAVARRFVDELVAAGLRAELDVEGSLGARIRSSRERRDYAFAVIGEAEVADGSVQVTDALSGWRGALPRERAVAILAEAYAGRADPAWPVPTAAASDSDGVIHD